The following coding sequences lie in one Mesorhizobium sp. NZP2298 genomic window:
- a CDS encoding VOC family protein — translation MHEGKLAMIVGIDHFVLTVASLEATCAFYQRVLGFERIDAPGRPTALAFGGQKINVHEISRTFEPKAKAPTPGSGDFCLITEQPLDEIRARLEANGVALELGPVERVGARGPMMSVYFRDPDGNLVEVSRYLR, via the coding sequence ATGCATGAAGGCAAATTGGCGATGATCGTCGGTATCGATCATTTCGTGTTGACCGTGGCCTCGCTCGAGGCGACCTGCGCCTTTTACCAGCGCGTGCTGGGCTTTGAGCGCATCGATGCGCCGGGCCGGCCGACGGCACTGGCTTTTGGCGGCCAGAAGATCAATGTCCATGAGATCAGCCGCACTTTCGAGCCCAAGGCGAAGGCTCCGACTCCGGGCTCTGGCGATTTCTGCCTGATCACCGAACAGCCGCTCGACGAAATCCGTGCCCGTCTCGAAGCCAATGGCGTTGCGCTCGAACTGGGACCGGTCGAACGCGTCGGGGCACGGGGGCCGATGATGTCCGTCTATTTCCGCGACCCGGACGGCAATCTTGTCGAGGTCAGCCGGTACCTGCGGTAG
- the rnc gene encoding ribonuclease III: MAAAKRLTADALAEALVERTGHAFADRQRLQRALTHASARGANAGTDYERFEFLGDRVLGLVVADMLLAAFPDAAEGELSLRLNALVNAEALSEIAEHIGLPDLIRAGSDVRGLEGRKRVNLRADALESLIAVLYLDGGLEAARAFIHKYWQPRSQASGAARRDAKTELQEWAHQAASAVPAYNIDSREGPDHDPLFTVSVRVGAFQPATGSGRSKREAEQAAAAALLLREGVWNAA; encoded by the coding sequence ATGGCAGCGGCCAAACGCCTGACCGCCGATGCGCTCGCCGAAGCGCTTGTGGAACGCACGGGCCATGCCTTTGCCGACCGCCAGCGCCTGCAGCGGGCGCTCACCCATGCCAGTGCCCGCGGCGCCAATGCCGGCACCGACTATGAGCGTTTCGAATTTCTCGGCGATCGGGTTCTCGGCCTGGTCGTCGCCGACATGCTGCTGGCGGCGTTCCCCGATGCGGCCGAAGGTGAATTGTCGCTGCGGCTCAATGCGCTGGTCAACGCCGAGGCACTTTCCGAGATCGCCGAGCATATCGGGTTGCCGGACCTCATCCGTGCTGGATCCGATGTGCGCGGGCTCGAGGGCCGCAAGCGCGTCAATCTGCGCGCCGACGCATTGGAATCGCTGATCGCCGTGCTCTATCTCGACGGCGGCCTGGAGGCCGCGCGCGCTTTCATCCACAAATACTGGCAGCCGCGTTCGCAGGCTTCGGGGGCCGCACGCCGCGACGCCAAGACCGAATTGCAGGAATGGGCGCATCAGGCGGCGAGTGCCGTCCCGGCTTACAACATCGACAGCCGCGAGGGGCCGGACCACGATCCGTTGTTCACCGTCAGCGTCAGGGTTGGTGCATTTCAGCCGGCGACAGGCAGCGGCCGTTCCAAGCGTGAAGCGGAGCAGGCAGCCGCGGCTGCCCTTCTGCTGCGCGAAGGTGTATGGAACGCAGCATGA
- a CDS encoding PaaI family thioesterase: MTEVELYPGRVSPLGLGTIPHADILKYTGLELLQQIIDGGYPAPPISFQLNFTLTEVSEGRAVFRGMPGERHLNPLGSVHGGWAATLLDSALGCAVQTLLEKGEAYSTAEFKVNLTRPITPRTGEVVCEGKVVHKGRTLAVSEATLKDAGGKLLAFGTETCSIFPAANLAAR, encoded by the coding sequence ATGACCGAAGTCGAACTGTATCCGGGCCGGGTCTCGCCGCTCGGCCTCGGCACTATTCCGCACGCCGACATCCTGAAATATACAGGCCTGGAACTGCTGCAGCAAATCATCGACGGCGGATATCCGGCGCCGCCAATTTCCTTTCAGTTGAATTTCACCCTTACCGAAGTGTCGGAGGGGCGGGCGGTTTTTCGCGGTATGCCGGGCGAGCGCCATCTCAACCCGCTGGGCAGCGTGCATGGCGGCTGGGCGGCGACGCTGCTCGATTCGGCATTGGGCTGCGCCGTGCAGACGTTGCTTGAAAAAGGCGAGGCCTATTCGACGGCGGAATTCAAGGTGAATCTCACGCGGCCGATCACGCCCAGGACCGGCGAGGTGGTCTGCGAAGGCAAGGTGGTCCACAAGGGCCGCACGCTTGCCGTGTCGGAAGCGACGCTGAAGGATGCCGGCGGCAAGCTGCTGGCTTTCGGCACGGAGACATGTTCGATATTTCCAGCCGCCAATCTGGCGGCACGTTGA
- the recO gene encoding DNA repair protein RecO: MEWRDEGIILGTRKHGETSAILEVMTRAHGRYLGLVRGGRSRKQQPVLQPGNRVDLLWRARLDEHLGTFQVEAIEMNAARLMDSAVAVYGLQTMATHLRLLPERDAHGGLYEALAVMIAHLDDADAAGELVARFELLILDELGFGLDLSQCAATGTRQDLAYVSPKSGRAVSRDAGAPWRDKMLVLPAFLQRGSGLRADPAAVEDAFRLTGFFFTRHVYEPRAIEQPDARAGFLAALRKHHATRKIVAGDNAA, from the coding sequence ATGGAATGGCGCGACGAGGGAATCATTCTCGGCACCCGCAAGCATGGCGAAACCAGCGCCATTCTCGAGGTGATGACGCGTGCGCATGGCCGTTATCTCGGCCTCGTTCGCGGCGGCCGTTCGCGAAAGCAGCAACCTGTTCTCCAACCCGGCAATCGCGTCGATCTCTTATGGCGCGCGCGCCTTGACGAACATCTCGGTACGTTCCAGGTCGAGGCGATCGAAATGAACGCCGCCCGGCTGATGGACAGCGCCGTCGCTGTCTACGGACTGCAGACCATGGCCACGCATCTGCGCCTGTTGCCCGAGCGTGACGCCCATGGCGGCCTTTACGAAGCGCTCGCCGTCATGATCGCCCATCTCGACGATGCCGATGCCGCCGGAGAATTGGTAGCGCGTTTCGAGCTTCTGATCCTTGATGAACTCGGCTTCGGCCTCGATCTCAGCCAATGCGCCGCCACCGGCACGCGGCAGGACCTTGCCTATGTCTCGCCGAAGTCGGGCCGCGCGGTGTCGCGCGACGCCGGCGCGCCCTGGCGCGACAAGATGCTGGTGCTGCCGGCGTTTCTGCAGCGCGGCTCCGGCCTGCGCGCGGATCCGGCGGCGGTCGAGGATGCCTTCCGGCTGACCGGGTTTTTCTTCACGCGCCACGTCTACGAGCCGCGTGCCATCGAACAGCCCGATGCCCGCGCGGGCTTTCTCGCCGCCTTGCGCAAGCACCATGCGACGCGCAAGATCGTTGCAGGAGACAACGCAGCATGA
- a CDS encoding DUF2062 domain-containing protein yields MLFRRRKPDGLLERVRTYLWPRRSFSRSLQYFSKRILRLKATPHAVAAGVAAGVFASFFPVGFHFIIAAVLCWVIAGNLVAAALGAVFFGNPLTFPILWGASWETGKLILHDRLPAHGPPAHLGEMLHTLSFAKLWHPVLEPMLIGAVPLGLVFGLLFYGATRWGMNVFREQRRKRLAERAHRHAQSSHPGGSVGSAAQ; encoded by the coding sequence GTGCTTTTTCGTCGCCGCAAGCCTGATGGTCTCCTGGAGCGGGTGCGCACCTATCTGTGGCCGCGCCGTTCGTTCTCGCGCTCGCTGCAGTATTTTTCCAAGCGCATCCTGCGCCTGAAGGCGACGCCGCATGCGGTGGCCGCCGGGGTGGCGGCTGGTGTCTTCGCTTCATTCTTTCCCGTGGGCTTCCATTTCATCATTGCCGCCGTTCTGTGTTGGGTTATCGCCGGCAATCTGGTGGCGGCGGCGCTCGGCGCTGTCTTCTTTGGCAACCCGCTGACTTTTCCCATTCTGTGGGGCGCATCCTGGGAAACCGGCAAGCTCATCCTGCACGATCGCCTGCCGGCGCATGGTCCGCCGGCGCATCTGGGCGAGATGCTGCACACGCTTTCCTTCGCGAAATTGTGGCATCCCGTGCTGGAACCCATGCTGATCGGCGCGGTGCCGCTCGGGCTGGTGTTCGGCCTCCTGTTCTACGGTGCCACGCGCTGGGGCATGAATGTCTTTCGCGAGCAAAGGCGCAAGCGGCTGGCAGAGCGCGCGCATCGCCACGCGCAATCGTCTCATCCTGGCGGAAGCGTCGGTTCCGCCGCACAATGA
- a CDS encoding DUF2339 domain-containing protein, translating into MFESLIGLVAIIALFVIISRQQNRIGLIERELGALRSLVLSGVVPPVAKPSEQAATDGKADAVPVAAAVADVASSAVSEPAIAESPTAETPTTETESPPGEIVSGPWSAGEVPKAAVEPAAAARAPGKPDIETALGTRWAVWVGGIALALGGLFLIRYTIEAGIFGPGVRLTMAAVLGLVLVAGGEFIRRTGFKVPVQGVAGAYIPAILTAAGAFILFGTVYAAHGIYGFIGPALAFTLLGAIGVATIAAALVHGQALAGIGLVGAMVTPVLIASQAPNPWALFGYLAIVLAATGVIARMRDWKALMAAAFFGTGIWTILYMTDASGVNLSAILFIDAVTLAILAFVWLGGHRDGTARAFDWPSIVPGLFVAFSALGLSVDPAFAAAGYALPGAAILAAMVVVALYRPLALPLLYTAGLATVLIYLGIIPPTSIVSDLSTGALGVDGLPLAMSNGLTLRIGIALGLVFIGAGLWAARKFAASSWLRSASWSASGVIVPLVILLALWFTFGNLDRDYLYAAVAALLVMVFAAGGEWIARAEEPPLKGGMAVSFALGGAAIAGLLTLHMAFDSGWTTILLGAAAIVPALATRWRSYPVLGWISVGAVIAVLGRVAFDPTIVGSEFLSTTPVFNWLLPGYGVPALAFGFAAWQLARTTNGRPRLAMEAAAALFALLTVAMLVRHAMHGGVIDTGAMTLAEQAIYTLIAIGAGAILVAIDMRSPSSVLRYGSMAAGVISVALIVIRHFVVLNPLFTDESTGRIPVFNLLFLAYLLPAVAAGGLALYIRDKRPKWYAQMLALVAAALALTYATLSVRRLFKGEFIGLWSGLGQLETYSYSALWLVIGVALLTAGVWLKSQVLRIASAVLIAAAVLKVFLFDMSELEGVLRALSFIGLGAVLIGIGLFYQRLLTQAAKETTPVAEQ; encoded by the coding sequence ATGTTTGAGAGCCTGATCGGCCTTGTCGCCATCATCGCCTTGTTCGTCATCATTTCGCGCCAGCAGAACCGCATCGGTCTGATCGAGCGCGAGCTTGGCGCGCTGCGCAGCCTTGTCCTTTCAGGCGTCGTGCCGCCGGTGGCCAAGCCGTCCGAGCAGGCCGCGACCGATGGCAAGGCGGACGCCGTGCCGGTGGCTGCAGCAGTGGCCGATGTCGCCTCGTCAGCGGTAAGCGAGCCGGCGATAGCGGAGTCGCCGACTGCGGAGACACCGACCACGGAGACCGAATCTCCGCCAGGCGAGATCGTGTCCGGCCCCTGGTCAGCGGGCGAGGTTCCGAAGGCAGCCGTCGAGCCGGCCGCAGCGGCAAGGGCACCCGGCAAGCCGGATATCGAGACGGCGCTCGGCACCCGCTGGGCCGTCTGGGTCGGCGGCATCGCCCTGGCACTGGGTGGCCTGTTCCTGATCCGCTACACGATCGAGGCCGGCATTTTCGGCCCTGGTGTGCGGCTCACCATGGCAGCGGTGCTCGGTTTGGTGCTGGTCGCCGGCGGCGAGTTCATTCGCCGTACCGGCTTCAAGGTGCCGGTGCAAGGTGTTGCGGGCGCCTATATTCCGGCGATCCTGACGGCGGCCGGTGCCTTCATCCTGTTCGGCACCGTCTATGCCGCCCACGGCATTTACGGCTTCATCGGCCCGGCGCTCGCCTTTACGCTGCTCGGTGCCATCGGCGTTGCCACCATCGCGGCGGCTCTCGTCCATGGCCAGGCTCTGGCCGGCATCGGCCTTGTCGGCGCCATGGTGACGCCGGTGCTGATCGCCTCGCAGGCGCCCAATCCCTGGGCGCTGTTCGGCTATCTCGCCATAGTGCTCGCCGCCACCGGCGTCATCGCTCGCATGCGCGACTGGAAAGCGCTGATGGCGGCCGCCTTTTTCGGCACCGGCATCTGGACCATCCTCTACATGACCGATGCCTCGGGCGTGAACCTGTCCGCAATCCTGTTCATCGACGCCGTCACGCTGGCCATCCTCGCTTTTGTCTGGCTCGGCGGCCATCGCGACGGAACCGCAAGGGCCTTTGACTGGCCGTCCATCGTGCCTGGCCTTTTCGTTGCCTTCTCGGCACTGGGCCTGTCGGTCGACCCGGCTTTCGCCGCCGCAGGCTATGCCTTGCCGGGCGCCGCGATCCTCGCGGCGATGGTGGTCGTTGCGCTCTATCGTCCACTGGCGCTGCCGCTGCTTTACACCGCAGGGCTGGCGACGGTACTGATCTATCTCGGCATCATCCCGCCAACCTCGATCGTGTCCGACCTTTCGACAGGCGCTCTCGGGGTCGATGGCTTGCCCTTGGCCATGTCCAATGGTCTGACCTTGCGCATTGGCATTGCACTGGGCCTTGTCTTCATCGGCGCGGGCTTGTGGGCCGCCCGCAAGTTCGCGGCATCGTCCTGGTTGCGGTCGGCCTCCTGGTCGGCATCGGGTGTCATCGTGCCGCTGGTCATCCTGCTGGCGCTTTGGTTCACCTTCGGCAACCTCGACCGTGACTATCTCTATGCCGCCGTTGCAGCCCTGCTGGTCATGGTCTTCGCCGCCGGTGGCGAGTGGATCGCTCGCGCCGAGGAGCCGCCACTCAAGGGCGGCATGGCGGTGTCGTTCGCCTTGGGCGGCGCGGCGATCGCCGGCCTCTTGACGCTGCACATGGCTTTCGATTCCGGCTGGACCACCATTCTGCTCGGTGCCGCGGCCATCGTGCCTGCGCTGGCAACGCGCTGGCGTTCTTATCCCGTGCTCGGCTGGATTTCGGTTGGCGCCGTGATCGCGGTGCTTGGCCGTGTCGCCTTCGATCCGACGATCGTCGGATCCGAATTCCTGTCGACGACACCGGTGTTCAACTGGCTGCTGCCGGGATATGGCGTACCGGCGCTCGCCTTTGGCTTCGCCGCTTGGCAACTCGCCCGCACCACCAATGGCCGGCCGCGCCTCGCCATGGAGGCGGCGGCGGCGCTGTTTGCGCTGCTGACCGTCGCCATGCTGGTGCGTCACGCCATGCATGGTGGCGTCATCGACACGGGCGCGATGACGCTCGCCGAACAGGCGATCTACACGCTGATCGCCATCGGCGCCGGCGCCATCCTGGTCGCCATCGACATGCGCTCGCCAAGTTCGGTGCTGCGCTATGGTTCGATGGCTGCCGGCGTGATTTCGGTCGCCCTCATCGTCATCCGGCATTTCGTGGTACTGAACCCATTATTCACTGACGAATCGACGGGCCGGATCCCGGTGTTCAACCTGTTGTTCCTGGCCTATCTCCTGCCGGCGGTCGCTGCCGGCGGGCTGGCGCTCTACATCAGGGACAAGCGGCCGAAATGGTATGCGCAGATGCTGGCGCTGGTGGCGGCAGCACTTGCCCTCACTTACGCTACGCTCTCGGTAAGGCGCCTGTTCAAGGGCGAGTTCATCGGCCTGTGGAGCGGGCTCGGCCAGCTGGAAACCTACTCCTATTCGGCGCTCTGGCTGGTGATCGGCGTGGCATTGCTGACAGCCGGCGTCTGGCTGAAGTCGCAGGTGCTTCGTATTGCCTCCGCCGTGCTGATCGCGGCTGCGGTGCTGAAGGTCTTCCTCTTCGACATGTCGGAGTTGGAGGGCGTGCTCAGGGCGCTGTCCTTCATCGGCCTTGGCGCCGTGTTGATCGGCATCGGCCTGTTCTACCAGCGGCTGCTGACTCAGGCTGCGAAGGAGACGACACCGGTCGCGGAGCAATGA
- a CDS encoding porin produces MNIKSLLLGSAAALIAVSGARAADAVVVAEPEPAEYVKICDVYGAGYFYIPGTETCLRIGGYLRYDIGVGDSGTLDGVNNVPDHMNGDRHDTYYKNMRFALRTYTGQETELGTLKTFTETRFQFGNKSGDYTNQNASSADDWQAVSKAVTLNFAWIQLGGLRVGKDETAYDAFIGYAGNVIQDTIIPYGIKDTNVVQYYFDAGSGFTGVVSLEEGTGVNTIDSYVPHVVGGLKYKGDWGAITGVVAYDSNYEEVSGKVRLDINVTKELSLFVMGGYGTDDNSKDDAANFIKIHGRTQYKPWGGNWAVWGGGTYKFNDKTSFNVQASADDDKNIALAANVAYTIVPGFTITTEVDWDHYGNYGNPSVYGNWSKADKKDGIGGIVRFQRNF; encoded by the coding sequence ATGAACATCAAGAGCCTCCTTCTCGGCTCAGCCGCGGCCCTGATCGCGGTTTCCGGCGCTCGCGCCGCGGACGCGGTTGTCGTCGCCGAACCGGAGCCGGCCGAATACGTCAAGATCTGCGACGTCTACGGCGCCGGCTACTTCTACATCCCGGGCACCGAGACCTGCCTGCGCATCGGCGGTTATCTCCGCTATGACATCGGCGTCGGCGATTCCGGCACGCTGGATGGTGTCAACAACGTTCCGGACCACATGAACGGCGATAGACACGACACCTACTACAAGAACATGCGTTTCGCGCTTCGGACCTATACCGGCCAGGAAACCGAGCTCGGCACGTTGAAGACCTTCACCGAGACCCGCTTTCAATTCGGCAACAAGTCCGGCGACTATACCAATCAAAACGCTAGCAGCGCCGATGACTGGCAGGCTGTCAGCAAGGCGGTAACGCTGAACTTCGCCTGGATCCAGCTCGGCGGCCTGCGCGTCGGTAAGGATGAAACAGCATACGATGCATTCATCGGTTACGCCGGCAACGTCATCCAGGACACGATCATCCCGTATGGCATCAAGGACACCAACGTCGTCCAGTACTACTTCGACGCTGGCAGCGGCTTCACGGGCGTGGTCTCGCTCGAAGAAGGCACTGGCGTGAACACGATCGACAGCTATGTCCCGCATGTCGTCGGCGGCTTGAAGTACAAGGGCGATTGGGGTGCGATCACCGGCGTCGTCGCTTATGACAGCAACTATGAAGAAGTGTCCGGCAAGGTTCGCCTGGATATCAACGTCACCAAGGAACTGTCGCTCTTCGTCATGGGCGGCTACGGCACAGACGACAATTCCAAGGACGACGCCGCCAACTTCATCAAAATCCATGGCCGCACTCAGTACAAGCCCTGGGGCGGCAACTGGGCCGTCTGGGGCGGCGGCACCTACAAGTTCAACGACAAGACCTCGTTCAACGTCCAGGCTTCGGCTGACGACGACAAGAACATCGCTCTTGCGGCGAACGTCGCCTACACCATCGTTCCGGGCTTCACGATCACGACCGAAGTCGACTGGGATCACTACGGCAATTACGGCAACCCCTCCGTCTACGGCAACTGGTCCAAGGCCGACAAGAAGGACGGCATCGGCGGCATCGTCCGCTTCCAGCGCAACTTCTAA
- the pyrE gene encoding orotate phosphoribosyltransferase, with protein MNTDEVLGIFREAGAVLEGHFILTSGLRSPVFLQKARVFMHADKTERLCKALAEKIRAAVPGTIDYIVGPAIGGLIPAYETSRHLGVPAIWVEREGGEFRLRRFEIARGARVVIVEDIVTTGLSIRETIECLRELGAEVVAAACIIDRSAGKTHVGVPLIALAEYEVPAYPPDRLPPELAAIPAVKPGSRNI; from the coding sequence ATGAACACCGATGAAGTGCTAGGCATTTTCCGTGAGGCGGGCGCTGTCCTGGAGGGGCATTTCATCCTGACGTCGGGCTTGCGCAGCCCGGTCTTCCTGCAGAAGGCACGAGTGTTCATGCATGCCGACAAGACCGAGCGGTTGTGCAAGGCGCTGGCCGAGAAGATCCGCGCCGCGGTGCCGGGCACGATAGACTATATTGTCGGCCCGGCGATTGGCGGCCTGATCCCGGCTTACGAGACCTCACGTCATCTCGGCGTGCCGGCGATCTGGGTCGAGCGGGAAGGGGGCGAGTTCCGCCTGCGCCGCTTCGAGATCGCTCGGGGCGCGCGCGTCGTCATCGTCGAGGACATTGTCACCACCGGCCTGTCGATCCGCGAAACCATCGAGTGCCTGCGCGAACTTGGCGCCGAGGTGGTGGCCGCGGCCTGCATCATCGACCGTTCGGCTGGGAAGACCCATGTCGGGGTGCCGCTGATCGCGCTCGCCGAATATGAGGTTCCAGCCTATCCGCCGGACCGGCTGCCGCCGGAGCTTGCCGCGATACCTGCGGTCAAGCCCGGCAGCCGCAACATTTGA
- the era gene encoding GTPase Era: protein MERSMTDIETAQAPATHSGFVALIGAPNAGKSTLVNQLVGAKVSIVTHKVQTTRAIVRGIATHDNAQIVFVDTPGIFKPKRRLDTAMVTTAWGGAKDADIVLLLIDAERGIRGDADAILERLKDVRQPMALILNKVDRVKHETLLALSAAANEKVPFKRTFMVSALTGSGCKDLLDYLAQALPAGPWYYPEDQISDLPMRQLAAEITREKLYLRLHQELPYSSHIETEKWEEKPDGSVRIDQTIYVERDSQKKIVLGHKGETIRAIGQAARMEIAGILEQKVHLFLFVKVRENWGDDPERYREMGLEFPH from the coding sequence ATGGAACGCAGCATGACCGATATTGAAACTGCTCAAGCCCCGGCCACGCATTCCGGCTTTGTCGCGCTGATCGGTGCGCCGAATGCGGGCAAGTCGACCCTGGTCAACCAGTTGGTCGGCGCCAAAGTGTCGATCGTCACCCACAAGGTGCAGACCACTCGCGCCATCGTGCGCGGCATCGCCACGCATGACAATGCGCAGATCGTCTTCGTCGACACACCCGGCATCTTCAAGCCCAAGCGGCGTCTCGACACGGCGATGGTGACCACCGCGTGGGGCGGCGCCAAGGATGCCGATATCGTTTTGCTGCTGATCGACGCCGAGCGCGGCATCAGGGGCGATGCCGACGCCATCCTCGAACGGCTGAAGGACGTACGCCAGCCGATGGCGCTGATCCTCAACAAGGTCGACCGGGTCAAGCATGAGACGCTCTTGGCCCTGTCCGCGGCCGCGAACGAGAAAGTGCCTTTCAAGCGCACCTTCATGGTCTCCGCACTGACCGGCTCCGGCTGCAAGGATCTGCTCGACTATCTGGCGCAGGCGCTGCCGGCCGGCCCCTGGTATTATCCGGAAGACCAGATCTCCGATCTGCCGATGCGCCAGCTGGCAGCCGAGATCACCCGCGAAAAACTCTATCTCAGGCTGCATCAGGAACTGCCCTATTCCTCGCATATCGAGACCGAGAAATGGGAAGAGAAGCCGGACGGCTCGGTGCGGATCGACCAGACCATCTATGTCGAGCGCGACAGCCAGAAGAAGATCGTGCTTGGCCACAAGGGCGAAACCATCCGCGCCATCGGCCAGGCGGCACGCATGGAGATTGCAGGCATTCTTGAACAGAAGGTGCATCTGTTCCTGTTCGTGAAGGTGCGCGAGAACTGGGGCGACGATCCCGAGCGCTATCGCGAGATGGGTCTCGAATTCCCGCACTAG
- the acpS gene encoding holo-ACP synthase, producing MIIGIGSDLIDIRRIEKSLERHGQRFVQRIYTEVEQARSENRRARAASYAKRFAAKEACAKALGTGLAQGVFWRDMGVVNLPSGAPTMALTGGALARLQKILPKGHRAAIHLTITDDFPLAQAFVIIEALPVEEAPH from the coding sequence ATGATCATCGGCATCGGCAGCGATCTGATCGACATCAGGCGCATCGAGAAATCGCTGGAGCGTCACGGTCAGCGCTTCGTCCAGAGGATCTACACCGAGGTCGAACAGGCGCGTTCGGAGAACCGCCGTGCCCGCGCTGCCTCCTACGCTAAGCGCTTTGCCGCCAAGGAGGCCTGCGCCAAGGCGCTGGGTACGGGTCTGGCGCAAGGTGTGTTCTGGCGCGATATGGGCGTCGTCAACCTGCCCAGCGGCGCGCCGACCATGGCGCTGACCGGCGGCGCGTTGGCGCGACTGCAAAAAATCCTGCCGAAAGGCCATCGGGCGGCGATCCACCTCACCATCACGGATGATTTTCCGCTCGCTCAAGCCTTTGTGATCATCGAGGCGTTGCCCGTCGAAGAAGCGCCACATTGA
- the lepB gene encoding signal peptidase I, translating to MSVAEKSQKKSGGLGETVSVIVQALLLALVIRTLLFQPFSIPSGSMRPTLLEGDYLFVTKWSYGYSRYSLPFGPDIFSGRIWGSEPKRGDVVVFKFPPDPSVDYIKRVVGLPGDKIQMKNGQLFINGVGVPRVKTGQIDNPDITEMPQPIDVYRETLPNGVSYDTLDLNPNSIGDNTREFDVPPGHYFMMGDNRDNSADSRFTVGYVPAENLVGRANLVFFSIAGKASPLEIWKWPSLMRASRLFHFVN from the coding sequence ATGAGCGTGGCTGAAAAATCCCAGAAGAAATCCGGCGGGCTTGGCGAAACCGTCAGCGTCATCGTCCAGGCGCTTTTGCTCGCCCTGGTTATCCGCACGCTGTTGTTCCAGCCCTTTTCGATCCCGTCGGGATCGATGCGGCCGACGCTTCTGGAAGGCGACTATCTGTTCGTCACCAAGTGGTCCTACGGCTACTCCCGCTATTCGCTGCCTTTCGGACCTGATATTTTCTCGGGTCGCATCTGGGGCTCCGAGCCCAAGCGCGGCGATGTGGTGGTGTTCAAGTTCCCGCCGGATCCGTCCGTCGATTACATCAAGCGCGTGGTCGGCCTGCCCGGCGACAAGATCCAGATGAAGAATGGCCAGCTGTTCATCAACGGCGTCGGCGTGCCGCGCGTGAAGACCGGCCAGATCGACAATCCCGACATCACCGAAATGCCTCAGCCGATCGATGTCTATCGGGAAACCCTGCCCAACGGCGTCAGCTACGACACGCTTGACCTCAATCCGAATTCGATCGGCGACAACACGCGTGAATTCGACGTGCCGCCCGGCCACTATTTCATGATGGGCGACAACCGGGACAACTCCGCCGACAGCCGGTTCACCGTCGGTTACGTTCCTGCCGAGAACCTGGTTGGCCGCGCCAATCTTGTTTTCTTCTCGATCGCCGGCAAGGCAAGCCCGCTCGAAATCTGGAAATGGCCGTCGCTGATGCGTGCGTCGCGCCTGTTCCACTTCGTCAATTAG